A segment of the Rattus rattus isolate New Zealand chromosome 4, Rrattus_CSIRO_v1, whole genome shotgun sequence genome:
TGAACCTGGTATTTGTAGAAAGCGGCCTGCACACCTGCCACGTCACAAATACAGGTGAAGTAGGATGCACTGGCTACCCATCTTGCTCTGTTCTAAGCAGGCTGAGCGACTGTCTTCCAGTTGACAAGAACAGGCTCCACACAAACAGTCACCCACCTTTCAGTTCTagcttctgggaggcagaggcaggaggatctctgtgagttcaaggcccgcctggactacatagttccaggacaaccagagctgcaGACACAGTTATACCTTTCTTGAGATGAAAACTGTCCTAATATAGCTGCTCTGTTTTATCAGGACAGGCAGCAGCAAGCCAGAAGTGTCAGCATCTCCCAGGTCCCTTCCTTTTTAAGGGATCTAGACAGGTCCCACGGTTCTGTAAGTCTGGCTAAGACCTTTGGCAGCAAATTCTTGAAAACCCTCCAGGGGTGTAACAATCTTATGGACAGAATCCAAGTATTTCCCAAGGTATGTATGACTCTATGTGCAGGAGAGCCTCATGTGTTACCTCCTAAAAGGTCACTCGACAACCACAGTATAGCCACACACCCTTGCCCAGGCTCTCCAGGATGGCTCTCTGGGTTGACTTAGTGTCCAACAAAGTAAAAGGGCTTTATCATCATCTGTTCTAACAGAAAGTGATGCAGACATTTAGGACAAACCTCAGAATCATGAGGGCATGAACTATAGACAAGGGCAACAGAAGCAGCGCCttctgtagacaaagctggctCGAGATGTATGGACTACTGAAAGCTGGGTTTGAAGTCtgggaacctcactgggactgtGCAGACAGTGACAGACCCACCAGGACCATTGTGGCTGCTGAGACGATGTGCATGCAGGAAAGAGGGCAGAAGAGCAGGAGCAAACAATAGAGAAGGGCTCATGGCGGCTCATGCAAGGACTGAGATGGAAGTCGAAGCCAATTCCTGAGACCAGTGTTGAAACACCGGTACTAACTGGAGGAAACAGGCCCGGAGGGAAGCCTAGTATGACAATTCTGTGCTCCTGGAAATAGCACAGCCCCACACAAGGCTCCAAAGAAACCAGCGGAGTAAAGTCCCAGGAGGTAGTGATGGAGAAGGTACTTACAGTATGACTGAGGGCCAGCAGGAATAAGTCATAGTATGAAATGAAGGGAAAAGTACGATATATCTGAATGTGAAACTGGGAAACCCCACCTTCTGAGGCACTTCCTGAGTATGGCCCAACTACACAGTACACTGAAGAGTCATCCCTGTGGTAAGTAAAGCGTGATGTGGCTTTCAAGACCATGTTCTGAATGGTGATATCACATGACTAAAGGCTTGTTTCAGGACTTACCTTCCAGTTGAGGTTCTTCTCACTCATGAGCTGCTGGAAACACAGCAGAACCTGCTCCTGGAAAGTCCCAGTCTCATATCGCTCAAGACCAAACTCTCCCCTCGAAGCAGCGTCCAGCAATTGTAACTGCAGGAACAGGATCAGGTCAGGCTTGGGAAGGCCCACATCTGGTTGTTTGCACCAATCCAAGGAAAAATTCTGCCAACAGAGAACCTAACAGTTAGAGAAGGCAAACTGAGTGGGGTATAATCTTCTGCTTCAGAGTGGGCTGGGGTGCCGTGAGTGAGTAAACAGGACGGTACCACAGCTCTGTGCTCTGTAGTCTGTCTACTGTGGACCTGgtctcagaaaataaggcaaGGCATGGCATACATAGATATCCCGGTCGTCCATTCAACCTCAGAGTCTACAACGAGAAGCAATTTGTTCCAGAAACAGTTTTTGCCATAATCTTGCATCCCAGTAAACATTGGAGGAAAGTAGCAATCCTGGAAACTCACTGCATGCCTGCCTACTAATTTTTTACATATATCTTCCCACTTCATCAACTTGCTAAAAATGTCCTTGTTTTCAGAAGATAAGTAGAGCTAGCAAGGACACACCATCCTGCAGAAAATATGACCCCAGGGGCCCTGCCTACAGGGCTATAGGGTGCTGACCATCTACCCTGGCTTCCTTATACAAAGTAGTCCATTGGGGAGTCACTCTAAGGTGTagaagaaacagaatttaaaagattATCACTTGGCAATCTGTCATCCCCAAGGTTATCATATATATTATCAGACACCATCTGATTCTTGCTGAGGACTCCACACCCTTAAGTTTACAAAAGTACAAGTCAAAACCATtaagctaggtgtggtgacaGCACTCGCAAAGTAGCAAGAAGACAGTTcagggttatccttggctacatagttccAGATTAAGCTGAGCCACAGGAGACCTcgcctcaaaaatcaaaacacatgCGGGCAGtattggcacatgcctttaatccctaaactcaagaggcaaaggctgaaggatctgagttcaaaaccagccttgaGCTAGCTCCAGGTTGTGTTTTGGGCAAGCACATGCTTTACCAGTTGCTCTCctacatggagagatggctcagctgttaagagcacttgtcgtCCTTCTAAAGGACCCATattcagttcccaggacacacatgATGGCTAATAATTCCTGTGTCTCCTTCTCAGGGTATCtgacacatgcagacaaacacacacttgaaaataaagtgaatacatctattttcttttttaaagaaatcagttATACTTTCAGTgctcagaatattttaaatgtgagCCTCAGAGATGTGGGAACTTAGACATCAAGACATTTAAGAGACTACAGGGATAACTCGgagttagagcacttgcctgtcaCATATAAAGCCCTTGGTCCAATTCTCAGccgaaaaataagaaaacaatttgGGACAGTGAGATGATTTGGCTGGTAAAGGAACTTACTCAGCACACAAGGCTGACACTGGAGTTAAATCCCCAGAGCTCAGCAGGAGAACCAATCCTccaaagtggtcctctgacctcaatgTGCAGGCTTGGCACACACATATCCTGGCCTCCATCTCTCACAcaattagaataaataaaaagcagcaaGGTTTATATGGTACGTACTTCAACACATGGACCTTCACATGGGCCTTAGGCAGATCCTCATTTAATACGATAAAAACACAAGGCAATCAGCCAGCTCTTGAGAGCTGGAAAACACGAACAGTGATTACATGTTTAAACTGAAAGGTTTAGAggacattgttctttttttttctctttttttcggagctggggactgaacccagggcgctctaccactgagctaaatccccaactcctggaGGACATTGTTCTTACAAGTGTCTTTCTTGAGCCATAGTGCCTttctcctgtaatcctagcactcagaaggctgagacaagaggattacAAATTTGATCTACCTGGTGAGTTCCCAAAATGCCTGGCCTACTAGAAACACTGTCTCAGCAACTCCAGGTCCTAGGAACAAGGTGCAgaagttaagagcgctggctgctctgccagaggccTTGGGCTCACTTCCatggcacccacatggcacctcacaacaATTTGTTAGTCAGTTCCAGAAGACTGAATACCCTCAtctgatctccatgggcaccagacatatgtgcaaacaaaacacccatataaagaaaaaattttttacatatttttattgattacttgagaatttcacatcatgaaccccaATCACACTCCTCTCCCAGGTTCCCCTCCCTTGTAGACACTCCCCCCACACCCTCAAACTCAAGTCCAATTTGgattgcccatatactcactggaacaTAGTCAAATTCCCAGTAGCTAGGGAGAAACTAAGTCCTTCCCCACTGTAACCTCTTTGGGTAGAAGCCCTcaattgtggagagctacacttagCATcctcatagataaaatattttaaaaacccaacCACATGCCAagcagtggctcacacctttagtcccagcatctgggaggagaggcaggtggggttctgagatcgaggccagcctggtctacagagtcagttctaggacacccaggaccaaacagagaaaccctgactcagaaaacaaaacaaacagaggaaATCGAACAGAGGATGTTGAGTGTCCCTGAGGCTGATGAGACTTCTGGGAGGTTTTCTGTTGCTAAATATTTGCAGTTTAAAGGCTAACTAAAAGGCACTGTCAGACGTGGTGGTGCAGGCCCTTGATTctagcactcctgaggcagaggcaggtggatcactatGATTCATGGtgagtctggtctacacagagttccaggccagccaggatacACAGGGCAACCTTGTTTAAACAAGCATGTAAATggcagacatttaaaaataaataaaaaggacagtACACAGCTCCTTACACATATGAAGCAAGTGTGGAGGGACAGAGGGCTCCAGTGTCCCAGTCATTCCACCTCGGGTCACAAAATGAGGCATCGCGGGAAATCTTAACGAGGAACCTCTTTATGAGACAAATCATCCAAATGCAAAGTACAAGGCTGTACGTGAAAAACCTGCATGCCTGTTCATCGACAAAAGACAGCATCTCAGAGTTAAGGAATGCCAGAGCCATCCAGTTCCTAAGAGCAGCTTCGACACATACTCTGTGGGCAGGCACGCTGCAAATGAACAACAGACCTGGGGCCCACGCCTGGCACGCCGAAGCAGGACTCCACAGTACTCACCTCCTTGGCGCTAGTGAAGGCAACCCCAGAAAACGCGTATCTGTCCAAAACAAGGGTCACACCCTGGTTCAACTTCGCCTTAATTAATGGCCTGAAAAACAGAATGCTCCTGAGCCCTGGAACTGGCTTCCCAACTACCACAAATCAGAAATCCCAGTGACAATTACAGCAGTCATTTATAAACTTATTTACAACCAGAAAGTTCTATATCTTCTTTCTAGGAGATGCCAGGGAACACCTCTACCCTCCCCTGCTGAGGGAAGGGAGAACCCAGGCAGAGAGCCTGGGGCAGCAGACAATGAGACTGATACGTGTGTCCCTAAGTATGACAGGCAAAATATCAAGGACGTTTCCCACCAAACAACACAGGGTCATCGTCATTACCAATGTGCAAAAACCTTAGACGAGTGAAGGTGAAGGGCCTGGCACGAGGCCACAGAAGGGAGTTAGAGCCTTCTCACTTAGCATGCCTCACAGGAGGCATTCGATTCTGGGGGATAGGGGAAGAAGGCTGAAAtaggtctcagtatgtagcccaggctgtcccagaTTGGCTTCCACCTCTTGATCTTTAGAGCATAATGGCATTAACCTGAAATCCTAATTTTGGGAGGCCAAAGCGGAGAATCCCAAATTGCAAGCCAATGTAAACTACTAATGAGTGTGTATACACAGAGCTAGACctttaagaggtttttttttttttaatatatgctgTTAAAGAGTCAGTAATGCGAACACAGAAAGACATCTAAACTCTGATCTTGGAGCCTtcgcaaaattaaaacagacccCAGACCTAAATGGATGAGAGAAACCCTTTAAAGGAAggtaagaaggaaagagaacctGGATGTCCTTGGGTTTGATAACACCAAAGGTCAAAGTCATTCGAGGACAGATAGGCTAACCTCAGGACACTGAAGAAGCTGTGCTGTGTAAGACACTATCAAACAAGTGAAGAGACAGCcacaggatgggagagaggatgTATAAAAGTCAAGTCTGACAAAGGACAGACGCACAACACAAAGTACATGCTCTGTAAATGTGACATACAACACCAGCCAGCTTAGCCAGGAGgaggtggcgcacgcctttaatcccagcactagggaggcagaggcaggtggatctgtgagttcaaggccagactgggtagaggcaggtggatctctatgagtttaaggccagactgATATTACAGAATGTAAGTTCAGCCATGGCTACACCGAGAAACTCCgcctaggaaaaaaaagaagaaaatgaaaatagccaGTACTTAGAAGGCTGAGATAGAATTGCCATTACTTAGAAGACACCTTGAGCTACAGAGGGAAACaagtatcttaaaaataaaaacaaaaacaaaaggctaGGGGCAAAAGATGTGGTTGTATGGATAAACTGTTTGCCATGTGACAAGAAGActagagtttggatccctagtTCCCCAGAACCCAGATATAAACCAGGAGGAAAATTGAAactcagggagacagacaggaccCAGAAGCACAAAGGCCAGTGTAGCCTAAAATTAGTGAGCTTGAGGTCCGGTAAGAAACCTTATCGCAGCCTGGCATGAGGCTAGCCTGTCTACAAggcaggttccaggacagtcagggctattatgcagagaaactctgtctcaaccctttaaaaaaaaaaaaactgaaacaaagccTGCCTCAGCACTTAAAGCTCTTACTGCTCTTGCCAAGGGCTCAGGTCACGAGACAGTGTACAACTCTCGGGAACTCTAGTTACAGGGATCGGGCTCCCTtgggcagcaggcatgcatgaggcacacaaacatacattagGCATTTATGCTAcgcaaaaataaagataaaaaacccCAACCGTCTCAAATGCAGTAGAGAACGGTAGAGGAAGATGCCCAAGttggcctctggtctccacatgcctACGTATGTTTGCACTCGTGCCATACACAAAAGCCTGCAAGTTACACGGGGGAAGCAATGAACCAATCTTTACACTTGTTCCCAGCGGTTGGCAGAGAAGAGCAGGTGCACGGAGTGATCCTCCAGCTCggttttcttttctaagtaggAACTCAGAAGCTTGCCGATTTCTGTTGATCTTTCTAGAAAGACAAAGATACAAACACGACTTCAAGTCAGACTGTTCACCTGAAGTATGCTATGGTTTGCACCGAAGTTTTCTCCTTGTGCTCGTGTCTAACTCTGAACGTTATTAAATCTCTAGACAGCTTTGGACCATCTCTGAAGCCAAATGAGTTTCCCCAAGGGAAGGAAGTAACACGCACGTTCAGTCTTGATTTCAAAAGTACTTGTTAAGACTTTTTTgaccagggctggggatttagctcagtgatagagtggttgctagcaagggcaaggccctgggttcgggccccagccccggaaaaaaaaaaaaaaaaaaaagacttttttgaCTGGTtggtttgaaaattaaaatatccagGAAAGCGTTGCTCCAATTCCTACTTAATTTGTAGGATGAGGGGTTGGTGTCCAGTGCATAGGACTCAAGGCCGGAAGTCAACATCATGCTCCCTTTTCAGTACCTGTCCACCTTGTGTTTTCAGAGGCTGTCTTCCACCGGGACCTGAAGCTCACTTTTGGCTGGATTGGCCAACAAGTACCAGGAAAGCGCCCGCCTCTACCTTTCCAGCACTGGGATAAGCAACCatatctgctttttttttaacctgggaggctgaactcaggccctcgttTCAGTTTGCATTTTACTAATGCATCTCCACCAGCTGGGCCTCTCACATCAAtgaccaatcaagaaaatgtttcccaggcttgtctgttGGCCCATCTGGTGGGTCcagttttctcaactgagagtccctcttcccaaatgactgtagcttgtgtcaaggtgacataaactagccagcacatgcatgcacaataatagataaaaaaatattctaaaagcttTTACAGATACAATGACTAAAGCCCAAAGAGAGGGTGAGGGAATTCCCAAGGCCCGCCCGCGCACCAGGGAAACGCAGCAGCTCCGCTCTGTGGCCCGAGGCGCACAGCGCGGTCACCAGCCTGAGGCACTGCGTGGTCTTGCCAGCACGGTCCACACCCTCCAGCACGATGAGCGCCCCGCGACGCGACGCCATCGCGACTCACAGCCTGCACAGCTCCAGCCAACCTTTCAGGTTCCCGCCAATGTTAGCTGCAGCAGAAGGGTAGCGCGCGCTGGTGCAATGCCCGGACGCACCTCTTCCGGCTGGAAGTGGAGCACTGAAGACTGCAGGGAACCGCTTCCGGACATGACGCAATCTAGGCCCCCAGCCCGCTGACGGGCGAACACTTACTCCAGGAACTTCCGTTTGCAGCTCCCGGAAAGGACCAATCCTACCTACTAGGGTTTTGCGGGCTCTGGTCACGTGGAAGTTCTAGAACAGTAACggaatcaaattttctttcctctaaGCGCGCTACTGGACGGTTTTAAAAGTTTCttatcactcacacacatgcgcgcgcacacgaGCCATCTTATGATCCGGCTGCAAAATGAATAAAGATAACAGCATCGATCCCCAAGATGCACTGACTGCAGCATCTTCAAAGCGCTCAGGAATTTTCGTTGTGGTTTTAGTGTCGAAAACCCACGGACAGAAGTTGGTGGAAGGAAATGGACTTATTTGCAGCGTTGGCCAGAACTGAaaattccctcttttttttttttttttttggatttgtcCCTAGCGGtgtttttacagaaaaaaaattaataaagtcagGAAAAATATATGAGCAGGAGGTGGGTAAATCtctgggagtttaaggccagttacatagtttcaggccagccagggatacattgTGAGATCCAgtctgaaaaaccaaaacaatactCTAGAGGCCGAGGCAAAAGGATTTGTAGTCAAAGGTTGTTTCTAAAAGACTGGCTAGGGAAGTACTCAGTCGATAGAGCACTTTCCTAACACGAACAAAGACCTGAATCCCATACCCAGCACACAATGAATTAGTTATAGTGAGTGACATAGCCTATAACTTGGTCAAGGTCTATACAGACATTCGAACTAATGTTCGGATGCCGGACACATATGTAAACATGCTCAACATAAACATATTGTTAGTAATCATACATTAAAAGAAGATAATTTCACATCTCTTCGAGAATAGCCCGAATCTACCAGGCTAACCATACAGCATCCTGGTGACCATGTGAAGCAAAGGAAACTGTTAGAGCAGATGAGAAGGCAAAGAAATGGTGTGGAAGACAGCTTGGCTGTTTCTCAAGAAACCACTCTACTTTTAACATAAGGTCACTATTTACCCAAATGAATTGGAAACTGTCTACAGAAAAACCTGCACACTGATTGTATCAGCTCCAGTCACAACTGCCTAAATATGGAAGCAACTAAACATGTCCTCCGACACGCAAACCGATAAACTGGTAGCTACACAGTGGCATAatttaagtaaaaagtaaatcatCAAGACTCATTAGGACATGGAAGAACCAGAAATGCATGATAAATGCAGCCAGTCTGAAAAAACTATATACTGCAAAACGCGACTACATGACATCCTAGTAAAACAAAGCTACAGAGACTCTAAAACGTTTATtggttacgtgtgtgtgtgtgtgtgctcgcgcgcgCCTGGGTGTCTTATATTGTAGTGGACCCGAGGAATTAAAGGCAATGAAAATATTCTTCAGGATGCTAAAAGGCAGATAACTAATATGTATTTGTCAGAAATATTAGACCACACCAAGAATGGACTCTATGGTAACCATGGACTTTAGATAATAATGTAGCCGTATTGTTTCATTAAGTGTAACAGAGTTGCCGTAGgaatgtaaaaatgtatttttgcagGCACCCAGGCGTGCGTGGCTTCTTCACGAAGTGGTAGTCAGCGTGGCCACGCCCCCTCGGGACTCGACAGCCACAAAGAGCATCGATGATAACCGATGCCGGTGAGGAGGCCCACTCAGCCAGGAGAAACCACAGGCGCTGGTGTCGCCTCTTGGTCTGGCCAGACCCCAGGTCTGAACAACGCGGGCAGAGCGGCAGGTATCCGCTGGCAGGCGTGGAGCCAGCACACGTGCAAGCGCGGTGCCTGGCCAAGAGCTCGACAGGGCACCGTCAGGGATTGGAATTCGGCTGGAGCCAGAGAAGTACCTTCCACATTGCAAACTGCGAATCGAGCCCATCGCCCACCCACATTCCCTCAGGGCAAGCCCCACAGCGCCATCTGGCGACCGCAGCCGGCCGGAAGCATAGGGGTGGACCCCGACATGCCCCGCCCCCGTTCCGGCCAATCGGAGCACGCGGCTCATGAATAGTGAGCGCGCGGCGCCGCCCCGCCCCGAGACCGCGGCACCGCCCGCTCGCGCAGACCCCGAGCGTGGCCGCAGCGAAGATGGCGACTGCCATGTACTTGGAGCACTATCTGGACAGTAAGCACTCTGGCCGAGCCGCTACCCGCGCGGGTCCGCGCCGCCGCCGCTCTCGGCCCATCGCGAATCGTTCGGGGCTCCGGGATGCGGAGGAGGATGGGGACAGATCATGGGGATTGTAGGGGGTGTCTCACGGTCGGCCTGGGGCGGGGCCGCGGATGGAGGGCGTGGGGCGCGGCGCGGGGGTCCCGCCGCCTCCGCCGCGCCAATTCCAGGTGCGTCACGGAGGGGTGTGGCCTGCGGCTCAGCCCGCCTTCTCCGCTTCGGCCACACCCCTGACGCCGACCAcgcccctctcccctcctctctactTAGGACTGGGTTGCGAGGAGGTCCGCCTCTTCCCCTGCTGCTTGTGCTAAGATCGGTTGTAGAGAGCCAAAGCTACTGTGTTTGCCTGTGGAGCTGTAGGGAGGAGCTCTAGGCTAGTCGGGTGCGTTTTTCGAGGGAACTTGTGCTATCAAAGCTAGCCCGGCAAGGGAGGATGCCCTGTATAACGGGTTGACCTTTGACGTCCTGGGCATTGGTAACTCCGTTTATTTATAGACGGTGAGATTGGCTCCCGACAAGAATTAGGAGGAGGATTATTTCCCACTCTATAGTGGAAGAATTGAAACCCTTTGGAGGGAGGTGGATCAAACCAATGGGGCGCCCATTTTCTACCTGGGCCTGGGCAGTGGGACTCCAAGGTGAACTTTTATTCTGATGTCCATCCAGTGGGCATTCTGATCGGTGAGTTCAAGGCGAGTTCATTTCACTGCTGGCATCGTGTGATGGTCCCTGTCTGCCCCCACCTACCCTGTGCCACTCACAACTCACTATTTCTCTACAACTCACTGATTAATTGGGACACACTTTttgttaaatctttttttaaaaaagatttatttatttaatgtatgtgagtacactgtagctgtcttcagacacaccagaagagggcatcaagttacattatagatggttgtgagccaccatgtagttgctgggatttgaactcaggacctctggaagagcagtcatcactcttaaccactgagccatctctccagcccttgttaaatctttttaaagctcACAATATTAAGACATGGGGGTAAATAAAGATCCGGAAACTGCAGATAAGGGTCCCTCTGTCAGAGAGTAGAGAGGTCCACCAGGGGGTAGAAAGGTAAATACTTCGAGGGTCATAGGAGTAAAAGCTATGTAACAGGAAGTCATAGGAGTAAGCCTGTAACAGGAAGTTACAGGCTTAAAACAGCAAGTCTTATAAGATGTAGCCCTAAAATGCTGGCCTTGTGGGCTATGGAGATTCTTGGGCGCAGAAAGACCCAGAGAGCAGCTGGAGCCTGCTGTAAACTTAAGGATTAAGACATATCTGCACCAGGGGATGCAGGGTGGGCAGAAAAGCACCAGGGGTTTGATTGACAACCAGCTCACTCTAACCTACAGGAACTGGGGGACTGCTCAGTGCCTCTGGTTGCCTTTCCAGTGCTCATGGCTGTGTGTGGCTAGAGACTGATACGTTGGGCCCTCCTGAGAGAACAGTGTCTTGGGACAGTATGGTCTGCCTCTCCTGGTGTTGTAGGTATCTGGACAAAGTTGAAGAGATCaaggaggacccaggttccggCTTGAGCTTTGGAGGATGAAGTTCACTCTGTGTGGcctaggggagagggagggtgtggTTCAGGAGAGGCGTCTCAGCTGTCTTCTCTGCCTGCTGGGAGCAGGTTTCTGTATCCTCCAACTTCTGGTGCTTTTGAAACTGTCGGCCTGCTGCGCTCACTGTTTGGTGCCCCCTCTCCCCTACAAGGTCTTAATCACTTTTGGTCCCCAAACTAGAACAGAAATAGATGAAGGGCAGGCTTTGGTGTAAGagagatgttttttaaaaaggtatattttatgtaaatgggtGTACCACATGTATTCGGTGCCCACCGAGGactgaagagggcattggatccccttgaactagagttacagatggctgtgagactTTCCTAggtgctgagagttgaacttGAGACtactggaagggcagtcagtgctctaaccgctgagccacctctcccatcCCTGGAGGCAGGTTTTGTCTTACTGAGCAGTACAGCGACTTTCGTGTCTCTTTCAGGCATTGAGAACCTTCCCTGTGAGCTTCAGAGGAACTTCCAGCTGATGCGAGAGCTAGACCAGAGAACAGAAGGTGGGTATAGCCCGAGCTGGGTTTTcaccagagagacaggag
Coding sequences within it:
- the Dtymk gene encoding thymidylate kinase isoform X3; protein product: MASRRGALIVLEGVDRAGKTTQCLRLVTALCASGHRAELLRFPERSTEIGKLLSSYLEKKTELEDHSVHLLFSANRWEQVPLIKAKLNQGVTLVLDRYAFSGVAFTSAKENFSLDWCKQPDVGLPKPDLILFLQLQLLDAASRGEFGLERYETGTFQEQVLLCFQQLMSEKNLNWKVIGG
- the Dtymk gene encoding thymidylate kinase isoform X2, whose product is MASRRGALIVLEGVDRAGKTTQCLRLVTALCASGHRAELLRFPERSTEIGKLLSSYLEKKTELEDHSVHLLFSANRWEQVPLIKAKLNQGVTLVLDRYAFSGVAFTSAKELQLLDAASRGEFGLERYETGTFQEQVLLCFQQLMSEKNLNWKVVDASKSIEDVHEEIRALSEDAIRNAAQRPLEELWK
- the Dtymk gene encoding thymidylate kinase isoform X1, with the translated sequence MASRRGALIVLEGVDRAGKTTQCLRLVTALCASGHRAELLRFPERSTEIGKLLSSYLEKKTELEDHSVHLLFSANRWEQVPLIKAKLNQGVTLVLDRYAFSGVAFTSAKENFSLDWCKQPDVGLPKPDLILFLQLQLLDAASRGEFGLERYETGTFQEQVLLCFQQLMSEKNLNWKVVDASKSIEDVHEEIRALSEDAIRNAAQRPLEELWK